In the Verrucomicrobiia bacterium genome, one interval contains:
- the rpoC gene encoding DNA-directed RNA polymerase subunit beta' has translation MSRLVTNTSIADFDAVRLAVASADDILNWSYGEVLKPETINYRTQKPERDGLFCERIFGPVKDISQHDAKLKGIRSREVAVDKNGEIVTKSIVRRERMGHISLAAPVAHIWFMRGTPSAMALLLGVTVRNLERIAYFASYIIISADAEKRDQMLADLEAETEAGRAAIKIRYEKAAEEAGADVKQLATEQSKELEDLNESYLQRKTQLESLSKMALMSETDYRALPDEYAELIEVGMGGTALKRLLDEIDLDQLIKSLTEEVETAKGQRAKKIQKRLKVLEGMQRAGVKPSSMCLTVLPVIPPDLRPMVQLAGGRFATADLNDLYRRVINRNNRLKKLLDLNAPEVIRRNEMRMLQEAVDALIDNSAARGGRAVSAAGGRRRLKSLSDMLKGKQGRFRQNLLGKRVDYSGRSVIVAGPELKINQCGLPKAMALELFKPFVISYLLRNEHAHNIRSATRLIESGESIVWDALDEVIKGKYVLLNRAPSLHRLSIQSFQPKLIEGKAIQLHPLVCRGFNADFDGDQMAVHLPLSDEAQTEARELMSATNNLLKPADGTPILNLIQDIVLGSYYITYEKPSAQTDKIRSYSSVNEAIMAFEKGVIALQTPIRVTAKGEMRQTTLGRVYFNEVLPEDFPYINEAMTKKVLNRVMAKIFDKYGSEVTAHIADEVKDLALEHATAAAVSTGMADYFDVEEIAELIQEGEERAALVSSQYEQGLITENERYTLTVQVWRQVDSKVVDLLQNRLLESDTGVSIMVNSGARGNISNVKLATAMIGVMVDAAGKEIELPIRSNYRLGLSPLEAFVATRGTRKGLIDTALRTADSGYLTRRLVDVSQDVFTVKDDDEDEGFAIYRSETEETMVEFGDRLFSRYAAEDVPGHVKRGEPITREIADAIQADEKIESVKILSVLSTKNLRGIPQKSYGLDMATGSLINIAQPVGVIAAQSVGEPGTQLTLNTFHASGVAGDDITQGLPRVAELFEVRTPKGEAYLSEVAGNVQVWEDGNNYVVQVTPTKGKIERIKLNGQIVRVKSGTEVTAGDVLASNEDQLMPLKAPFDGTVEAAEGELIVTGIAQNPVRYEIPGFKQLVVTDGDIVEAGDRLTNGSINLRNLMALKGVEATQRYIINEVLRIYAAQGQNIADKHLEIIVRQMFSRVQIEDPGDSLFVTGDIVSKAAVIEANGKLTAEGKEPAQYTQLLLGITKVSIWSDSFLSAASFQDTTRVLINAATSGRVDNLYGLKENVIIGRKIPVGTGARPTEDDQVDVEE, from the coding sequence ATGAGTCGCCTCGTGACTAACACCAGCATTGCCGACTTTGATGCAGTGCGGCTGGCCGTAGCGAGTGCCGATGACATCCTTAATTGGAGTTACGGCGAAGTTTTAAAGCCAGAAACCATTAACTATCGAACCCAAAAACCAGAACGCGACGGCTTATTCTGTGAGCGCATTTTTGGACCGGTAAAAGACATTAGCCAGCACGACGCCAAGCTAAAAGGTATTCGTTCGCGTGAAGTCGCAGTCGATAAAAACGGCGAAATTGTTACCAAAAGTATCGTTCGCCGCGAACGCATGGGCCATATTAGCCTGGCCGCACCGGTAGCGCATATTTGGTTTATGCGTGGGACACCAAGCGCCATGGCACTACTATTAGGTGTTACTGTGCGGAATCTCGAGCGCATTGCTTATTTTGCGAGCTACATTATTATTTCTGCCGACGCCGAAAAGCGTGATCAAATGCTCGCCGATCTTGAGGCCGAAACTGAAGCCGGACGCGCTGCGATCAAAATTCGCTACGAAAAAGCAGCTGAAGAAGCCGGAGCCGATGTTAAGCAATTAGCCACTGAGCAGTCAAAAGAACTCGAGGACTTGAATGAATCATACCTGCAGCGCAAAACACAGCTCGAAAGCCTGTCGAAGATGGCGCTGATGAGCGAAACCGATTACCGCGCGCTGCCCGACGAATATGCCGAGCTTATCGAAGTGGGCATGGGCGGCACCGCGTTGAAGCGCTTGCTCGATGAAATCGATCTTGACCAGCTTATCAAGAGCTTGACTGAAGAAGTTGAAACAGCTAAAGGTCAGCGCGCCAAGAAAATTCAAAAGCGTCTAAAAGTGCTTGAAGGCATGCAGCGCGCCGGCGTCAAGCCGTCAAGCATGTGTCTGACGGTGCTGCCGGTTATTCCTCCGGATCTTCGTCCGATGGTGCAGCTAGCTGGTGGTCGTTTTGCAACTGCCGACCTCAACGATTTATATCGCCGAGTCATTAACCGTAATAACCGCCTCAAGAAACTACTTGACCTCAACGCGCCAGAAGTTATTCGCCGCAATGAAATGCGCATGCTGCAAGAGGCAGTTGATGCGCTGATCGATAACAGTGCTGCTCGTGGTGGTCGCGCAGTTAGCGCCGCCGGTGGCCGACGTCGCCTGAAATCACTGAGCGACATGCTCAAAGGTAAGCAGGGTCGTTTCCGCCAAAACCTGCTTGGTAAGCGCGTTGACTACTCGGGTCGTTCGGTAATTGTTGCCGGTCCTGAGCTCAAAATTAACCAGTGTGGTCTACCAAAAGCTATGGCGCTCGAGTTGTTTAAACCGTTTGTTATTTCTTACTTGCTCCGCAACGAACACGCCCACAACATTCGTTCGGCGACACGCTTGATTGAATCGGGCGAAAGTATCGTATGGGACGCCCTCGACGAAGTGATTAAAGGTAAGTACGTGCTACTAAACCGCGCACCTTCACTCCACCGCTTAAGCATTCAGTCATTCCAGCCAAAACTGATCGAAGGTAAAGCCATTCAGCTACACCCGCTGGTCTGCCGCGGCTTTAACGCCGACTTCGATGGCGACCAAATGGCGGTTCACTTGCCGCTCAGCGATGAAGCGCAAACCGAAGCTCGCGAATTGATGTCAGCTACCAACAACCTGCTAAAGCCAGCTGATGGCACGCCTATCCTTAACTTGATTCAGGATATCGTGCTTGGTTCGTACTACATTACCTACGAAAAACCATCAGCTCAGACCGACAAAATCCGCAGCTACTCATCGGTGAACGAAGCCATTATGGCATTTGAAAAGGGCGTGATTGCGCTGCAAACTCCAATCCGCGTGACGGCAAAAGGCGAAATGCGCCAAACCACCCTCGGTCGTGTATACTTTAACGAAGTATTGCCTGAAGACTTCCCATATATCAACGAAGCCATGACCAAAAAAGTGCTCAACCGAGTAATGGCTAAAATCTTTGATAAGTACGGCTCAGAAGTGACGGCGCACATTGCCGATGAAGTAAAAGATTTGGCACTTGAGCACGCTACCGCTGCCGCTGTGTCAACTGGTATGGCTGATTACTTCGATGTTGAAGAAATCGCCGAGCTGATTCAAGAAGGCGAAGAACGCGCAGCGCTGGTCTCGTCACAGTACGAGCAGGGGCTGATTACTGAAAACGAACGCTACACCCTTACGGTGCAAGTCTGGCGTCAGGTAGACAGCAAAGTTGTTGACCTGCTGCAAAATCGCTTGCTCGAAAGTGACACCGGTGTTAGCATCATGGTGAACTCAGGCGCTCGCGGTAATATTAGTAACGTCAAGCTGGCGACCGCTATGATTGGTGTCATGGTGGATGCCGCCGGTAAGGAAATCGAGCTGCCAATTCGCTCGAACTACCGCCTTGGCCTGAGCCCGCTTGAAGCCTTTGTGGCTACTCGTGGTACTCGAAAAGGGCTCATCGACACCGCGCTTCGTACCGCCGACTCAGGGTACCTAACGCGCCGCTTGGTCGATGTGAGCCAAGACGTCTTCACCGTAAAAGACGATGATGAAGACGAAGGCTTCGCGATCTACCGCTCTGAAACCGAAGAAACAATGGTGGAATTTGGCGACCGACTCTTTAGCCGTTATGCTGCCGAGGACGTACCGGGCCATGTAAAACGTGGCGAGCCAATTACCCGCGAGATCGCTGACGCCATTCAAGCTGACGAAAAGATTGAAAGTGTCAAGATCTTAAGCGTCCTAAGCACTAAGAACCTCCGCGGTATTCCACAAAAGAGCTACGGACTCGATATGGCAACCGGTAGCCTGATCAATATTGCTCAACCGGTTGGTGTTATCGCTGCCCAGTCGGTTGGTGAGCCGGGTACGCAGCTGACCCTCAACACCTTCCACGCCAGTGGTGTGGCCGGTGACGACATTACCCAAGGTCTGCCCCGTGTTGCCGAGCTCTTCGAAGTGCGAACGCCAAAAGGCGAGGCCTACCTGAGCGAAGTTGCCGGTAATGTTCAAGTCTGGGAAGACGGCAACAATTACGTGGTGCAGGTAACGCCAACCAAGGGTAAGATTGAACGCATCAAGCTCAACGGTCAGATTGTTCGTGTAAAATCGGGCACTGAAGTGACTGCTGGCGACGTACTGGCAAGTAACGAAGATCAATTGATGCCGCTGAAAGCACCATTTGATGGTACGGTCGAAGCGGCAGAGGGCGAGCTTATCGTTACTGGCATTGCGCAAAATCCAGTGCGCTACGAAATTCCGGGCTTTAAGCAGTTAGTCGTCACCGATGGCGATATCGTCGAAGCTGGTGATCGCTTAACTAACGGTTCGATCAACCTCCGTAACTTAATGGCCCTTAAGGGCGTCGAGGCTACTCAGCGCTACATCATCAATGAAGTTTTGCGCATCTACGCTGCTCAAGGTCAAAACATTGCCGATAAGCACCTCGAGATCATCGTACGCCAAATGTTTAGCCGCGTACAAATCGAGGACCCAGGTGACAGCCTGTTTGTTACCGGCGACATCGTGTCAAAGGCTGCAGTTATCGAAGCCAACGGCAAACTGACCGCTGAAGGCAAAGAGCCGGCTCAGTACACCCAACTGCTGCTTGGTATTACCAAAGTCTCAATCTGGAGCGACAGCTTCCTTTCAGCTGCTTCCTTCCAGGATACGACTCGCGTATTAATCAACGCTGCCACAAGTGGACGAGTAGACAACCTTTATGGCCTCAAGGAAAATGTGATCATTGGTCGCAAGATCCCTGTCGGCACTGGCGCTCGACCGACCGAAGACGATCAAGTGGACGTCGAAGAATAA
- the rpsL gene encoding 30S ribosomal protein S12, whose product MPTINQLIRKPRKDAAKKSKSPALSRIHNALQSRYYEQNAPLKRGVCIKVTTKTPKKPNSALRKVARVRLSNGHEVWAYIGGEGHNLQEHAAVLVRGGRVPDLPGVRYHIVRGTLDLQGVQKRKQGRSKYGAKKESK is encoded by the coding sequence ATGCCAACAATTAACCAGCTTATTCGTAAGCCCCGCAAAGATGCCGCCAAGAAGAGCAAAAGTCCCGCTCTTAGTCGTATTCATAATGCTCTACAAAGCCGCTACTACGAACAAAACGCACCCCTCAAGCGGGGCGTTTGTATCAAAGTAACTACCAAAACCCCAAAGAAGCCAAACTCGGCGCTTCGTAAAGTTGCTCGTGTTCGTTTATCGAATGGTCACGAAGTTTGGGCCTATATTGGTGGTGAAGGTCACAACTTGCAGGAACACGCCGCCGTGCTTGTTCGCGGTGGTCGCGTGCCAGATCTTCCAGGTGTTCGCTATCATATCGTTCGCGGCACGCTTGACCTTCAGGGCGTACAAAAGCGCAAGCAAGGTCGTTCTAAGTACGGTGCAAAAAAGGAGTCTAAGTAA
- the rpsG gene encoding 30S ribosomal protein S7: protein MPRKVTKSLQRTVAPDRKYQSTMVQRLINKSMLNGKKLLAERQVYNALEIAAKKLDSEEPLEVFERALKNISPNFEVKSRRVGGANYQIPFPIQGHRQQHFAFMWLVQSARARSGMPYHQRLAAEIIDAYNETGAAFKKKEDTHRMAEANRAFAHFARG, encoded by the coding sequence ATGCCTCGTAAGGTCACTAAATCATTACAACGAACCGTTGCTCCAGATCGTAAATACCAAAGTACTATGGTGCAGCGCTTAATTAATAAGAGCATGCTTAACGGCAAGAAATTGCTGGCTGAGCGACAAGTATATAATGCGCTTGAGATCGCCGCTAAAAAACTTGACAGCGAAGAACCGCTTGAAGTTTTTGAACGAGCGCTAAAAAACATTTCACCAAATTTTGAAGTAAAAAGCCGTCGTGTTGGTGGTGCGAACTATCAGATTCCATTCCCAATTCAGGGGCATCGTCAGCAGCACTTTGCCTTTATGTGGTTAGTCCAGTCAGCTCGAGCTCGTTCGGGTATGCCCTATCATCAGCGACTAGCGGCCGAGATCATCGATGCCTACAACGAAACTGGCGCAGCTTTCAAAAAGAAAGAAGACACCCACCGCATGGCAGAAGCTAACCGCGCATTTGCGCACTTTGCACGAGGATAA
- the fusA gene encoding elongation factor G, giving the protein MATKVPLKLFRNIGIIAHIDAGKTTTTEGILYRTGISHKIGAVHEGETTTDWMVQERERGITITSAAVTSFWKGHKINIIDTPGHIDFTAEVERSLRVLDGAVTVFDGKAGVEAQTETVWRQANKYGVPRICFINKINQIGGDFYKSLESIHKRLSKQALPVHLPIGFEKDIRGVVDLIDMKAYTYSDFTDRELKVEEIPADMLEKAKHARSLLVEAAVEADDELFERFLEKGEEAISIDELKSALRKRVLSGDFYLVTGGDGRGVIVEKVLDLVVDYLPSPLDIDALWGENPKTGEQIERKPDENEPLAGLAFKIATDPFVGKLIFVRVYSGKLTAGSYVLNTNTGNKERVGRIVRMHADKREDIDMIGAGDIAAVVGLKDTFTGATLADPANPIVLESITFPEPPVSIAVEPKTKSDQEKMSIALGRLAEEDPTFRVHIDDETGQTIMSGMGELHLDILIDRMRREFKVEANIGEPQVAFRESIRGTAEVQGKHAKQSGGRGQYGDVWIRFEPNEPGKGFEFIDEIKGGVVPQEYRKPVEQGVKETLDGGVIAGYPVVDVKATLYDGSYHEVDSSELAFKLAGTLAAKDGIKQAKPVLLEPVMKVEVTTPEEFMGDIIGDLNSRRARIDAMEDLASGAKLVRAFVPLANMFGYTSDLRSMSQGRAASAMELAQYEEVPPNVAQEIIAKRSA; this is encoded by the coding sequence ATGGCAACTAAAGTCCCTCTTAAATTATTCCGTAACATCGGCATTATCGCGCACATTGACGCCGGTAAAACCACTACTACCGAAGGTATTTTGTACCGCACTGGTATTAGCCACAAAATCGGTGCTGTTCACGAAGGCGAAACCACCACCGACTGGATGGTACAAGAACGCGAACGAGGTATTACAATTACCTCAGCTGCGGTTACTAGCTTTTGGAAAGGCCACAAGATCAACATCATCGATACTCCTGGTCACATCGATTTCACTGCCGAGGTTGAACGCTCACTCCGCGTGCTCGACGGTGCAGTGACTGTATTCGATGGCAAGGCCGGCGTAGAGGCTCAAACCGAAACTGTTTGGCGCCAAGCCAACAAGTACGGTGTACCGCGCATCTGCTTCATCAACAAGATCAACCAAATTGGCGGCGATTTTTATAAGTCACTCGAATCAATTCACAAACGCCTGTCAAAGCAAGCTTTGCCGGTTCATCTGCCTATTGGTTTTGAAAAGGACATTCGCGGCGTTGTCGACCTCATCGACATGAAAGCCTACACCTATAGCGACTTCACCGACCGCGAGCTCAAAGTAGAAGAAATTCCAGCTGACATGCTCGAAAAAGCAAAGCACGCGCGCAGCTTACTAGTTGAAGCTGCCGTTGAAGCCGATGACGAGCTCTTCGAACGCTTCCTTGAAAAAGGTGAAGAAGCAATCTCTATTGATGAGCTAAAATCCGCCCTTCGTAAGCGGGTGCTCTCTGGCGACTTTTACCTCGTTACTGGCGGTGATGGCCGCGGCGTTATCGTTGAAAAAGTGCTCGACCTCGTTGTCGACTACCTTCCAAGCCCACTTGATATCGATGCACTCTGGGGTGAAAATCCTAAAACTGGCGAGCAAATTGAACGTAAACCAGATGAAAACGAACCACTTGCTGGCCTGGCTTTCAAAATCGCTACCGACCCATTTGTGGGTAAGTTAATCTTTGTCCGTGTTTACAGCGGTAAGCTGACTGCCGGTAGCTACGTGCTTAACACTAACACTGGCAATAAAGAACGCGTTGGCCGTATTGTTCGGATGCACGCCGACAAGCGCGAAGATATCGACATGATTGGCGCTGGCGACATTGCGGCAGTGGTTGGCCTTAAGGATACCTTTACTGGTGCGACACTGGCCGATCCGGCGAATCCAATCGTCCTCGAAAGCATTACCTTCCCTGAACCGCCAGTTTCGATTGCTGTTGAGCCGAAGACCAAGAGCGACCAAGAAAAAATGAGCATTGCGCTGGGCCGCCTGGCTGAAGAAGACCCGACCTTCCGCGTGCACATTGATGATGAAACCGGTCAAACCATCATGAGCGGCATGGGTGAGCTGCACCTCGATATCCTGATTGACCGCATGCGTCGTGAATTTAAGGTCGAAGCCAACATCGGTGAGCCGCAAGTGGCCTTCCGTGAATCTATTCGCGGTACCGCTGAAGTCCAGGGTAAACACGCCAAGCAGTCTGGTGGTCGTGGTCAGTATGGCGATGTTTGGATTCGCTTTGAGCCAAACGAGCCAGGCAAAGGCTTTGAGTTCATCGATGAAATCAAAGGTGGTGTTGTTCCTCAAGAATACCGCAAACCAGTCGAGCAAGGCGTCAAGGAAACACTTGACGGCGGTGTGATCGCTGGCTATCCAGTAGTAGACGTCAAGGCAACCTTGTATGATGGAAGCTACCACGAAGTCGACTCTAGTGAATTAGCCTTTAAGCTAGCTGGTACCCTGGCTGCCAAAGATGGTATCAAGCAAGCCAAGCCTGTGCTCCTCGAGCCAGTTATGAAGGTTGAGGTGACCACTCCTGAAGAATTCATGGGTGATATCATTGGTGACCTCAACTCTCGGCGCGCACGGATTGACGCTATGGAAGATCTTGCAAGTGGCGCTAAGCTCGTTCGGGCTTTCGTACCACTAGCTAACATGTTCGGCTATACTTCCGACCTTCGCTCGATGAGCCAAGGCCGCGCAGCGAGCGCCATGGAACTTGCGCAGTACGAAGAAGTACCGCCAAATGTCGCACAGGAGATTATTGCCAAGCGATCAGCTTAG